The following are encoded together in the Brassica napus cultivar Da-Ae chromosome A9, Da-Ae, whole genome shotgun sequence genome:
- the LOC106454789 gene encoding multifunctional methyltransferase subunit TRM112 homolog A — protein sequence MRLITHNMLSCNIKGVTNGFPLKIEAEKVIEKEVDFNPEFLRHMFAKIEWKALVEAARSLGYAELPEDSPDATAIESSVDDESLLKKLHHALLELHLEEGALVCPETGRKFPVNKGIPNMLLHEDEV from the coding sequence ATGAGGCTGATAACGCACAACATGCTCTCCTGCAACATCAAAGGAGTCACGAACGGCTTTCCTCTCAAGATCGAAGCGGAGAAAGTGATCGAGAAGGAAGTCGACTTCAACCCCGAGTTTCTCAGGCACATGTTCGCCAAGATCGAGTGGAAGGCTCTCGTGGAAGCTGCTCGTTCCTTGGGATACGCCGAGTTGCCGGAGGATTCCCCTGACGCGACGGCGATTGAATCCTCCGTCGACGACGAGTCCTTGCTGAAGAAACTCCACCACGCGTTGCTCGAGCTGCACCTGGAGGAAGGCGCGCTCGTGTGCCCCGAGACTGGACGGAAGTTTCCGGTTAACAAGGGAATCCCTAATATGCTTCTCCACGAAGATGAGGTTTAG
- the BNAA09G30740D gene encoding uncharacterized protein BNAA09G30740D isoform X1, whose translation MFSLHDGTLCSTKRDQMKDYGDSFHGSFKRIKQEDQTPARLEKNSTLFDQRLKSDNARLIKPDVQLHLDTKKTCMFQSFSLQFHSETFEDRRTYLDLELNLSSSSSSTIKTIVKKDESSKGKNLIMSPSKKRKSGDIKLSRSPSWLAFEGGDDKDDQKKQEMVTTVCMKCHMLVMLCKSTLVCPNCKFTHPNDHSSTKNFKSLSLFKLSC comes from the exons ATGTTTTCTCTACATGATGGGACCCTCTGTTCCACAAAGAGGGACCAGATGAAAGACTATGGAGATTCATTTCACGGTTCCTTCAAACGGATCAAACAAGAAGATCAAACGccagccagacttgagaagaacAGTACTCTGTTCGATCAAAGATTAAAGTCAGATAACGCTAGGTTGATAAAACCTGATGTTCAGCTTCACCTAGACACTAAG AAAACATGCATGTTTCAATCCTTCTCTTTGCAGTTCCATTCAGAGACGTTTGAAGATCGCAGGACATACCTGGACCTTGAGCTAAACCTTTCTTCATCGTCAAGTTCCACTATTAAAACAATCGTGAAGAAAGACGAATCTTCAAAAGGCAAAAATTTGATCATGAGCCCAAGTAAAAAGAGGAAATCAGGTGATATAAAGCTAAGTCGATCCCCGTCTTGGCTAGCGTTTGAAGGTGGTGATGATAAGGATGATCAGAAGAAGCAAGAGATGGTAACAACGGTGTGCATGAAGTGTCACATGCTGGTTATGCTCTGCAAATCAACTCTTGTGTGCCCCAACTGCAAGTTCACGCACCCTAATGACCACAGCTCCACGAAAAACTTTAAGAGTTTGAGTTTGTTTAAGCTTTCATGTTAG
- the LOC106454785 gene encoding uncharacterized protein LOC106454785, with protein sequence MIRGGGGKSSGYSADLMVCFPSRTHLSLPSKSICSPSHSLSRRQTAPQHRRSFSKLSGSGGVRQSRGREMVEEPTSPKVTCAGQIKVRPSKRGGEGGKNWQSLMAEIEKIHRSKSESKFLGIKKDVMGFLTCLRDFDFRCFGAFPPVDAISDQEEDDEEEEEDEDEDEDGGPAMRTYSGTVFSNWLTFLHEKQNNVEECTEAVSDNVETAVPPPNALLLMRCRSAPVKNWLETEEEKKIECEDARKQSGEGEKETVSKKKDLRSLMEEEEEENVNRVVMDYDTNYYKLSSDIAKETWVVGGIQDSLFRSRSWNK encoded by the coding sequence ATGatcagaggaggaggaggaaagtCTTCAGGTTACTCTGCAGATCTCATGGTGTGTTTCCCATCAAGAACACACTTGTCTTTACCTTCTAAATCCATTTGCAGCCCTTCTCACTCTCTAAGCCGCCGTCAAACCGCTCCTCAACACCGCCGCAGCTTCAGTAAGCTCTCCGGAAGCGGCGGCGTCCGCCAGAGTCGCGGAAGGGAGATGGTGGAAGAACCCACGTCGCCGAAAGTCACGTGTGCCGGTCAGATCAAAGTGCGGCCGAGCAAACGCGGAGGAGAAGGAGGGAAGAACTGGCAGTCGCTGATGGCGGAGATAGAGAAGATACATAGAAGCAAGTCGGAGAGCAAGTTCTTGGGGATCAAGAAAGATGTCATGGGGTTCTTGACTTGTCTCCGTGACTTTGATTTCCGGTGTTTCGGTGCGTTTCCTCCGGTGGATGCAATCTCCGAccaagaagaagacgacgaagaggaagaagaagatgaagatgaagatgaagatggaggTCCAGCGATGAGGACATATTCAGGGACAGTTTTCTCAAACTGGTTGACGTTTCTACACGAAAAGCAAAACAATGTTGAAGAGTGTACCGAAGCGGTTTCGGACAACGTGGAAACTGCGGTTCCGCCGCCAAACGCGTTGTTGCTGATGCGGTGCAGATCTGCGCCGGTTAAGAACTGGTTAGAGAcagaagaggagaagaaaatAGAATGTGAAGACGCTAGAAAACAGAGCGGAGAAGGCGAGAAGGAGACAGTGAGCAAGAAAAAGGATCTGAGATCGttgatggaggaggaggaggaggagaatgtGAATAGGGTGGTGATGGACTACGACACAAACTATTACAAACTCTCTTCAGACATAGCCAAGGAAACTTGGGTTGTAGGTGGAATTCAAGATTCTCTGTTTCGAAGTCGAAGCTGGAATAAATGA
- the LOC106454786 gene encoding LOW QUALITY PROTEIN: putative pumilio homolog 8, chloroplastic (The sequence of the model RefSeq protein was modified relative to this genomic sequence to represent the inferred CDS: inserted 1 base in 1 codon), with translation MLVERTLYITLPLLLLYFMHFVVNFFKKXRTDQRVLEMMKRGELCEEEEETLFLSHSPSSPMQNSWSHYHNLFPGDSSSSSSRLSVRSPSDYSLSSYFSNGQCNGSSQFTPTTKYDHGLSLCESLLHRLNIREEEEEQEFNNYSVPSFSPRRSCVGSLSDHHHQGSSGNKIHPRLRDLQGYVYLMAKDQHGCRSLQRILEDGTSLDAMVIFNEVIPHVVELMINPFGNYLMQKLLDVCNEEQRTMIILIVTQEPGLLVQIALNPHGTRVVQRLVESIKTKKQISIVTSALRPGFHNLAINVNGNHVIQRCLQCLTTQDNKFIFEDATRYCIDIATHQHGCCVLQKCVAYSTGQQRENLITQISINSLFLAQHPYGNYAVQFVIEMRDFQATAMVLARLKGHYVELSMQKFSSHLVERCLTHCAESRPQIVLELISVHRFDLLIQDPYANFVIQAALSVAEGSLHAHLIEVIRPHSNLRRNPYCKGIFSRNLTRK, from the exons ATGTTGGTTGAACGTACATTGTATATAACTTTAcccttgttgttgttgtacttTATGCATTTTgtagtaaatttttttaaaa gaagaacagaTCAAAGAGTGTTAGAAATGATGAAGAGAGGTgaactttgtgaagaagaagaagaaactttgTTTCTCTCAcattctccttcttctcctATGCAAAACTCATGGAGCCATTATCACAATCTCTTCCCTGGAGACTCTTCTTCGAGTTCGAGTAGGTTAAGTGTCCGATCACCGTCTGATTACTCCCTCTCTAGCTACTTCTCAAACGGACAGTGTAACGGTTCCTCTCAGTTCACGCCAACTACCAAGTATGATCATGGTTTGAGTCTATGTGAAAGTCTCCTCCATCGTTTGAACatcagagaagaagaagaagaacaagagttCAACAATTACTCTGTTCCATCCTTCTCTCCTCGGAGAAGCTGCGTTGGAAGCTTGtctgatcatcatcatcaaggaAGCAGCGGTAACAAGATCCATCCGAGGCTTCGTGATTTACAGGGATATGTTTACTTGATGGCCAAAGATCAGCATGGATGCAGATCCTTGCAGAGAATCCTTGAAGATGGAACGTCTCTAGACGCTATGGTCATTTTCAACGAGGTGATTCCTCATGTTGTTGAGCTTATGATAAATCCCTTCGGGAATTACTTGATGCAGAAGCTATTAGATGTTTGTAATGAAGAACAGAGGACAATGATCATACTCATCGTTACTCAAGAGCCAGGCCTGCTTGTCCAGATAGCACTCAACCCTCACGG TACTCGAGTTGTCCAGAGGTTAGTGGAATCAATCAAAACCAAGAAGCAGATTTCTATAGTGACATCAGCTTTGAGACCTGGATTTCACAACCTGGCTATTAATGTGAATGGGAATCATGTGATTCAACGTTGCTTGCAGTGCCTTACTACACAAGATAAcaag TTCATCTTTGAAGATGCTACACGGTACTGCATCGATATCGCCACACATCAACATGGATGCTGTGTTCTACAAAAATGCGTTGCTTATTCCACTGGACAGCAACGAGAGAATCTCATAACCCAAATCTCTATAAACAGTCTCTTCCTTGCTCAACACCCTTATGG GAACTATGCAGTCCAATTCGTTATAGAAATGAGGGATTTTCAAGCCACTGCAATGGTGCTTGCGAGGTTAAAAGGGCATTATGTAGAGCTCTCAATGCAGAAATTTAGTAGCCATTTGGTGGAAAGATGCTTAACACATTGTGCAGAGAGCCGTCCACAGATAGTGCTTGAACTCATCTCTGTCCATCGTTTTGATCTTCTAATTCAAGACCCCTATGCAAATTTTGTCATCCAAGCTGCTCTTTCTGTCGCCGAG GGTTCACTTCATGCCCATCTCATTGAAGTCATTAGGCCTCACTCAAATCTACGTAGAAATCCTTATTGCAAAGGGATTTTCTCAAGAAATCTCACGAGGAAATGA
- the LOC106445487 gene encoding RNA-binding protein 24, producing MSSNTSYYRSPFGDTTFTKVFVGGLAWETPTEEMRRYFDQFGEILEAVIITDKTTGKSKGYGFVTFREPDSATRAVADPNPVIDGRKANCNIASFGRPRPSTPRGRGQGGSPSQYQGGGQSGYTGMAAPLQQAATAQLMYPPYGYTYNSEYGYPQALYNTQLQQAQYYQQQMYGGGATSPSSSNIMPSPYYYFQAPSPRPYPHQHHQHYAHHIHQQQQQQRLPSTSSYLIYPYNSEAPTTSSNAPPSQEPISSSTESQATTHQVSGEGGEFDARDAPESATTNRELTSSS from the exons ATGTCTTCTAATACGAGCTATTACCGATCGCCGTTCGGAGACACGACCTTCACGAAAGTGTTCGTCGGAGGCTTAGCATGGGAGACACCAACCGAGGAAATGCGTCGTTACTTCGATCAGTTCGGAGAGATTCTTGAAGCAGTCATCATCACGGACAAGACCACAGGAAAATCTAAAGGCTATGGTTTC GTCACGTTTCGTGAGCCAGACTCAGCGACTAGAGCAGTGGCCGATCCAAATCCTGTGATCGATGGAAGAAAGGCAAATTGCAATATTGCGTCTTTTGGACGGCCACGACCATCGACGCCTAGAG GGAGAGGACAAGGAGGAAGCCCTAGTCAGTATCAAGGCGGGGGACAATCAGGCTATACCGGAATGGCTGCTCCGCTGCAGCAGGCTGCGACTGCCCAGCTCATGTATCCGCCGTACGG gtACACCTACAATTCTGAATATGGGTACCCCCAA GCATTATACAACACACAACTCCAACAAGCACAATACTATCAACAGCAAATGTACGGTGGAGGGGCAACATCACCATCGTCATCCAATATCATGCCTTCTCCTTACTATTACTTCCAAGCTCCGAGCCCTAGACCATATCCTCATCAACATCACCAACATTATGCTCATCATATTCATCAGCAGCAGCAACAGCAACGCTTACCTTCAACCTCTTCTTACCTAATCTACCCATACAATTCCGAGGCTCCTACTACTTCCTCTAATGCCCCTCCTTCCCAAGAGCCAATATCTTCTTCCACTG AATCACAAGCAACAACACATCAAGTCTCAGGAGAAGGAGGAGAATTCGATGCAAGGGATGCACCTGAAAGTGCAACAACGAACAGAGAGTTGACATCATCTTCGTGA
- the LOC106451240 gene encoding 14-3-3-like protein GF14 epsilon — METEREKHVYLAKLSEQTERYDEMVEAMKKVAQLDVELTVEERNLVSVGYKNVIGARRASWRILSSIEQKEESKGNEENVKRIQNYRKKVEDELAKVCNDILSVIDKHLIPSSTAVESTVFFYKMKGDYYRYLAEFSSGAERKEAADQSLEAYKAAVAAAETGLAPTHPVRLGLALNFSVFYYEILNSPESACQLAKQAFDDAIAELDSLNEESYKDSTLIMQLLRDNLTLWTSDLPEEGDERAKGDEPQEEN; from the exons ATGGAGACTGAGAGGGAAAAGCATGTTTACTTGGCCAAGCTCTCTGAGCAAACCGAGCGATACGATG AGATGGTTGAGGCGATGAAGAAAGTAGCTCAGCTTGATGTGGAGCTCACGGTAGAGGAGAGGAACCTTGTGTCTGTGGGTTACAAGAACGTGATTGGGGCAAGGAGAGCTTCGTGGAGAATACTATCATCCATCGAGCAGAAGGAAGAGTCCAAGGGGAACGAGGAGAATGTCAAGAGGATTCAGAACTATCGAAAGAAAGTTGAAGACGAGCTTGCTAAAGTTTGTAATGACATCTTGTCTGTCATCGATAAACATCTCATTCCGTCGTCTACTGCTGTGGAGTCCACTGTGTTTTTCTACAAAAT GAAAGGAGATTATTATCGATATCTGGCAGAGTTCAGTTCTGGTGCTGAACGCAAGGAAGCCGCAGATCAGTCTCTTGAGGCATATAAG GCTGCTGTTGCTGCTGCGGAGACTGGATTGGCACCAACACATCCAGTTAGACTCGGCTTGGCGTTGAACTTTTCTGTTTTCTACTATGAGATCTTAAACTCTCCTGaaag CGCATGTCAATTGGCTAAGCAAGCATTCGACGATGCAATAGCTGAACTTGACAGCCTGAACGAGGAATCATACAAGGACAGCACTCTTATCATGCAGCTACTTAGAGACAATCTCACCTTGTGGACTTCAGACCTTCCTGAGGAAGGag ACGAGCGAGCCAAAGGTGATGAGCCTCAGGAAGAG AACTGA
- the LOC106451239 gene encoding probable protein phosphatase 2C 9 — translation MGKFCCFPSSSEVVGGQSSSRSGKGRSGEGLVKYGFSLVKGKANHPMEDYHVANFINVQDHELGLFAIYDGHMGPTVPAYLQKHLFSNILKEGEFWVDPRRSIQKAYEKTDQAILSNSSDLGRGGSTAVTAILINGRRLWIANVGDSRALLSQGGRTMQMSTDHEPRAERSSIENRGGFVSNLPGDVPRVNGQLAVSRAFGDKGLKTHLSSEPDITDAYVDSQTDVLVLASDGIWKVMSNEEAMEIARRVKDPQKAAKELTAEALRRESKDDISCVVVRFR, via the exons ATGGGAAAATTTTGTTGCTTCCCTTCCTCTTCCGAG GTTGTGGGAGGACAATCATCATCTCGATCTGGTAAAGGAAGAAGTGGTGAAGGTTTGGTCAAGTACGGCTTTAGTCTAGTCAAAGGCAAAGCTAACCATCCCATGGAGGATTATCACGTCGCTAACTTCATCAACGTCCAAGACCATGAACTTGGTCTTTTCGCTATCTATGACGGTCACATGGGTCCCACTGTCCCTGCCTACTTGCAAAAACACCTCTTCTCCAATATCCTCAAGGAG ggAGAGTTTTGGGTTGATCCTCGAAGGTCTATACAAAAGGCTTATGAGAAGACAGACCAAGCCATTCTATCTAACAGTTCTGACTTGGGTCGTGGTGGTTCTACGGCTGTTACAGCTATACTGATTAACGGGAGGAGGTTGTGGATAGCTAACGTTGGCGATTCGCGAGCCCTTCTTTCTCAAGGAGGTAGGACAATGCAGATGAGTACTGATCACGAGCCTCGTGCTGAAAGGTCGAGTATTGAGAATAGAGGTGGATTTGTATCCAATCTACCAG gtgATGTTCCTCGAGTGAATGGTCAGTTAGCGGTGTCTCGTGCCTTTGGAGATAAGGGGCTTAAGACGCATCTGAGTTCAGAGCCTGATATTACAGATGCTTATGTTGATAGCCAGACAGATGTTCTTGTCCTGGCAAGTGATGGCATTTGGAAG GTGATGTCaaatgaagaggcaatggagatAGCTAGGAGGGTGAAAGATCCACAGAAGGCGGCCAAGGAACTAACAGCTGAAGCATTGAGAAGAGAGAGCAAAGACGACATATCTTGTGTCGTGGTCCGATTCAGATGA
- the BNAA09G30740D gene encoding uncharacterized protein BNAA09G30740D isoform X2: protein MFSLHDGTLCSTKRDQMKDYGDSFHGSFKRIKQEDQTPARLEKNSTLFDQRLKSDNARLIKPDVQLHLDTKFHSETFEDRRTYLDLELNLSSSSSSTIKTIVKKDESSKGKNLIMSPSKKRKSGDIKLSRSPSWLAFEGGDDKDDQKKQEMVTTVCMKCHMLVMLCKSTLVCPNCKFTHPNDHSSTKNFKSLSLFKLSC from the exons ATGTTTTCTCTACATGATGGGACCCTCTGTTCCACAAAGAGGGACCAGATGAAAGACTATGGAGATTCATTTCACGGTTCCTTCAAACGGATCAAACAAGAAGATCAAACGccagccagacttgagaagaacAGTACTCTGTTCGATCAAAGATTAAAGTCAGATAACGCTAGGTTGATAAAACCTGATGTTCAGCTTCACCTAGACACTAAG TTCCATTCAGAGACGTTTGAAGATCGCAGGACATACCTGGACCTTGAGCTAAACCTTTCTTCATCGTCAAGTTCCACTATTAAAACAATCGTGAAGAAAGACGAATCTTCAAAAGGCAAAAATTTGATCATGAGCCCAAGTAAAAAGAGGAAATCAGGTGATATAAAGCTAAGTCGATCCCCGTCTTGGCTAGCGTTTGAAGGTGGTGATGATAAGGATGATCAGAAGAAGCAAGAGATGGTAACAACGGTGTGCATGAAGTGTCACATGCTGGTTATGCTCTGCAAATCAACTCTTGTGTGCCCCAACTGCAAGTTCACGCACCCTAATGACCACAGCTCCACGAAAAACTTTAAGAGTTTGAGTTTGTTTAAGCTTTCATGTTAG